A region from the Acyrthosiphon pisum isolate AL4f chromosome A1, pea_aphid_22Mar2018_4r6ur, whole genome shotgun sequence genome encodes:
- the LOC107883171 gene encoding rho GTPase-activating protein 26 — protein MLLIRLAASLHDRLLDNDEDDSNGDEGLSFKEEKTESDTQSPHRTLKRSSESPGPLNAKKMTPMSDRLPSEEDEKWNDRIRERFDSLVTFASLELDKRRRNSSDAAAANTSPDSGIGHGDPPPALQPPPSPSPPFSPAPLDGPYSPVPAPTVTAPNIPLKYQRHTNHKKKSFRDKYRSTGPKAKTWAAKWMDDEIQSTSNFF, from the exons atgttgttgatTAGACTGGCTGCATCATTACACGATCGACTATTAGATAATGATGAAGATGATAGTAATGGTGATGAAGGCTTGTCATTCAAAGAAGAAAAGACTGAATCTGACACTCAATCACCACATAGAACACTCAAGCGCAGTTCTGAATCACCTGGCCCTCTAAATGCTAAAAAAATGACACCTATGTCTGACAGACTTCCCTCTGAAGAAG ATGAGAAATGGAATGATCGCATTCGTGAAAGATTTGATAGCTTGGTAACATTTGCATCATTAGAATTGGATAAACGGCGTCGTAATAGTTCGGATGCTGCTGCTGCTAATACCAGTCCTGATAGTGGTATAGGTCATGGTGATCCACCACCTGCCTTACAGCCACCACCATCACCATCACCCCCATTTTCACCAGCTCCATTGGATGGGCCATATAGTCCTGTACCTGCTCCTACTGTGACTGCTCCAAACATACCATTAAAATATCAACGTCACACtaaccataaaaaaaagtcTTTTCGTGATAAATATCGGTCCACTGGGCCAAAAGCAAAAACATGGGCTGCCAAATGGATGGATGATGAAATTCAAAGcacaagcaattttttttaa